One Candidatus Krumholzibacteriia bacterium genomic region harbors:
- the secD gene encoding protein translocase subunit SecD, whose product MNRNQKLKFASVFVVLAISVWLLWPTITLLRMSDEAIDDLKVNDPARYNELLDKSIRLGLDLQGGTYLVLEVDLEGIDTAEQQNIVDQALKVIRNRVDQYGVSEPSIQQEGDNRIVIQLPGLPDVERATRLINKTAILELKLVGQQGELVSGLQKIDDILLSRLTPEEREVEGVVEEEAVSFLGEDVATADAEKEHPFTAFLKSFQNGAVLVDSDDIPRLKRYLEDPAVLAALPRSYQFIWSAEDVSYAGGARSARLLYYCSSRVDLSGKNLTTASYEPDNDRPGQFQVAFNLDRVGANQFARVTERNVGRQLAIVLDNQVFSAPVIQGRIGQGRGTITGGFSAEEANDLAIVLRAGALPASMKVVEERTVGPSLGRDSIEKGFRAGLWGFISVIVFMLIYYRGSGLIATGALILNLLIVMAIMASKHATLTLPGIAGLILTVGMAVDANVLIYERIREELRREGSKVRRAIQSGYEHAFSTILDANLTTLITALVLYIFGTGPIRGFAVTLSLGIIASMYTALLVSRSVFDLFTAKRQVKNLSI is encoded by the coding sequence ATGAACCGAAACCAGAAACTCAAATTCGCGAGCGTATTCGTGGTGCTGGCGATCAGCGTCTGGCTGCTCTGGCCCACCATTACGCTTCTGCGGATGAGCGACGAGGCGATCGATGACCTGAAGGTCAACGACCCCGCCCGTTACAATGAACTTCTCGACAAGTCGATCCGCCTGGGTCTCGACCTCCAGGGCGGAACCTACCTGGTTCTCGAGGTGGACCTCGAGGGCATCGACACGGCCGAGCAGCAGAACATCGTTGATCAGGCTCTCAAGGTGATCCGCAACCGAGTGGATCAGTACGGGGTCTCCGAACCCAGTATCCAGCAGGAAGGCGACAATCGCATCGTCATCCAGTTGCCCGGGCTTCCCGATGTGGAGCGCGCAACTCGCCTGATCAACAAGACTGCAATTCTGGAACTGAAACTGGTGGGCCAGCAAGGCGAACTGGTTTCCGGGCTTCAGAAGATTGACGACATCCTTCTCAGTCGCCTGACTCCCGAAGAAAGGGAGGTGGAGGGTGTCGTGGAAGAGGAAGCCGTCTCCTTTCTCGGAGAGGATGTGGCGACCGCGGATGCCGAGAAAGAGCATCCTTTTACCGCCTTTCTCAAGAGCTTCCAGAACGGGGCCGTCCTGGTGGACAGCGATGACATTCCCCGCCTGAAGCGTTACCTCGAGGATCCCGCGGTGCTGGCCGCTCTACCCCGCAGCTACCAGTTCATCTGGAGTGCGGAAGATGTCAGTTACGCCGGGGGCGCACGCAGCGCCCGCCTGCTCTACTACTGCAGTTCCCGGGTGGATCTGAGCGGCAAGAACCTGACGACCGCCTCCTATGAGCCGGACAATGATCGCCCCGGACAGTTCCAGGTGGCTTTCAATCTGGATCGCGTCGGTGCAAATCAGTTCGCACGGGTGACCGAGCGAAATGTCGGTCGTCAACTGGCCATCGTGCTGGACAACCAGGTCTTTTCTGCCCCGGTGATTCAGGGGCGGATTGGACAGGGTCGCGGCACGATCACCGGCGGCTTCAGTGCGGAAGAGGCAAACGATCTGGCCATTGTTCTTCGTGCCGGTGCTCTCCCCGCCTCCATGAAGGTGGTGGAGGAACGCACCGTGGGGCCGAGCCTGGGTCGAGACTCCATTGAAAAGGGATTCAGGGCGGGACTCTGGGGTTTCATCAGCGTGATTGTCTTCATGCTGATCTACTACCGGGGAAGTGGCCTGATTGCCACGGGCGCCCTGATCCTGAATCTTCTGATTGTCATGGCCATCATGGCTTCGAAACACGCAACCCTGACGCTCCCGGGGATAGCGGGTCTGATTCTCACGGTCGGAATGGCGGTGGACGCCAATGTTCTGATCTACGAGAGAATCCGGGAAGAGCTTCGCAGGGAGGGGAGCAAGGTTCGCCGGGCCATCCAGTCCGGATACGAGCACGCTTTCTCGACCATTCTTGATGCAAACCTGACCACCCTGATCACGGCTCTCGTGCTGTACATTTTCGGCACCGGGCCGATTCGGGGATTTGCGGTAACTCTCTCGCTGGGAATCATCGCGAGCATGTACACGGCCCTGCTGGTGAGCAGGAGCGTCTTCGATCTCTTTACCGCAAAGCGCCAGGTCAAGAACCTGAGTATCTAG
- a CDS encoding divergent polysaccharide deacetylase family protein: MPGKRKKRKKKGKKTRKAQGRILTVSSLLFLAMVAALLVSLFRAEWDRQQEPDAIRPASPAWAVGILARGIREIGVNEKHIRSGLASDGETIFRFPCPDHLHPITANRWLSRILQEEGLEILECREEGRTGRPTLHYRLFVPGSDHLFLRLRMDPPSGDPALQEQEPVLAIVIDDFGYNYGPTVRGFLDLDIPLTTSILPGLRRSERVEREARKRGRDIFLHLPMEPLGWPEDNPGPGAVFTGISRDSLHSLLDSHYESFRFVSGLNNHMGSRACQDSGLMADFLDWVKEKDLLVLDSWTHPQSKLFDMARERGARSLKCDLFLDGKGETESGIAENLMILTSLARERGRAVGIGHPRKETLAVLERMIPRLQDYDFRFVTISELAKKKELEP, translated from the coding sequence TTGCCCGGAAAGAGAAAGAAGCGGAAGAAGAAGGGAAAGAAGACAAGGAAAGCCCAGGGGCGTATCCTGACGGTTTCTTCTCTCCTGTTTCTGGCCATGGTTGCCGCCCTTCTTGTCTCCCTCTTTCGGGCGGAGTGGGATAGACAGCAGGAGCCGGATGCGATCCGTCCCGCAAGCCCCGCCTGGGCCGTCGGCATCCTGGCTCGCGGGATTCGGGAAATCGGGGTGAACGAAAAGCACATCCGCAGCGGCCTGGCTTCAGATGGTGAGACCATATTCCGCTTTCCCTGTCCCGACCACCTGCACCCGATCACAGCCAATCGCTGGTTGAGCCGAATCCTGCAGGAAGAGGGTCTGGAGATTCTGGAATGCCGGGAGGAGGGTCGGACCGGTCGCCCCACCCTTCACTACCGGCTCTTCGTGCCCGGCAGCGACCATCTCTTCCTGCGCCTTCGCATGGATCCACCCTCCGGCGATCCGGCTCTTCAGGAGCAGGAGCCGGTTCTCGCCATCGTGATTGACGACTTTGGCTACAACTATGGCCCGACGGTTCGGGGTTTTCTGGACCTGGATATTCCCCTGACCACGAGCATTCTTCCCGGATTAAGGCGAAGCGAGAGAGTGGAAAGAGAGGCCAGGAAGCGGGGACGCGACATCTTCCTGCACCTTCCCATGGAGCCCCTCGGGTGGCCGGAAGATAATCCGGGTCCCGGAGCGGTTTTCACGGGGATCAGCCGGGACTCCCTGCACTCGCTTCTTGACAGCCACTACGAGTCCTTCCGTTTTGTCAGCGGCCTGAACAATCACATGGGAAGCCGTGCCTGTCAGGATTCCGGGCTGATGGCGGATTTTCTGGACTGGGTGAAGGAGAAGGATCTTCTGGTGCTCGATTCCTGGACCCATCCCCAGAGCAAGCTTTTCGACATGGCCCGGGAGCGGGGGGCGCGGAGCCTGAAGTGCGACCTTTTTCTCGACGGGAAAGGGGAAACGGAAAGCGGAATTGCAGAAAACCTGATGATTCTCACGAGTTTGGCCCGGGAGCGCGGTCGGGCTGTGGGAATCGGCCACCCCCGCAAGGAGACCCTGGCGGTGCTCGAAAGAATGATTCCCCGCCTTCAGGACTATGACTTCCGCTTTGTCACAATCTCGGAACTTGCGAAAAAGAAGGAACTTGAGCCTTGA